In one window of Rathayibacter caricis DSM 15933 DNA:
- the ilvC gene encoding ketol-acid reductoisomerase, translated as MTELIYDTDADLSIIQAKKVAIVGYGSQGHAHAQNLRDSGVQVVIALKDGSKSTAKAEDDGFEVKSVADAADWADLIMILAPDQHQRAIYSEQIADKLTEGKTLAFAHGFNIRFGYIEAPAGVDVILIAPKAPGHTVRREFVAGRGIPDIIAVENDATGTAWETAKSYAKAIGGTRAGVIKTTFTEETETDLFGEQAVLCGGTSQLVQYGFETLVEAGYQPEIAYFEVLHELKLIVDLMWEGGIAKQRWSVSDTAEYGDYVSGPRVIDPSVKQNMQAVLGDIQSGAFAKRFIADQDAGAPEFQELRAKGEQHPIEATGRELRKLFAWKQTDTDYTDGSVAR; from the coding sequence GTGACCGAGCTCATCTACGACACCGACGCCGATCTCTCGATCATCCAGGCCAAGAAGGTCGCCATCGTCGGCTACGGCTCGCAGGGCCACGCCCACGCGCAGAACCTCCGCGACTCCGGCGTCCAGGTCGTCATCGCGCTCAAGGACGGGTCGAAGTCGACCGCCAAGGCCGAGGACGACGGCTTCGAGGTCAAGAGCGTCGCCGACGCCGCCGACTGGGCCGACCTGATCATGATCCTCGCGCCGGACCAGCACCAGCGCGCGATCTACAGCGAGCAGATCGCCGACAAGCTGACCGAGGGCAAGACGCTCGCCTTCGCGCACGGCTTCAACATCCGCTTCGGCTACATCGAGGCCCCTGCGGGCGTCGACGTGATCCTGATCGCGCCGAAGGCCCCCGGCCACACCGTGCGCCGCGAGTTCGTCGCCGGCCGCGGCATCCCGGACATCATCGCCGTCGAGAACGACGCGACCGGCACCGCCTGGGAGACCGCGAAGTCGTACGCGAAGGCCATCGGAGGAACCCGCGCGGGCGTCATCAAGACGACCTTCACCGAGGAGACCGAGACCGACCTGTTCGGTGAGCAGGCCGTGCTCTGCGGCGGCACCTCGCAGCTCGTCCAGTACGGCTTCGAGACCCTCGTCGAGGCCGGCTACCAGCCCGAGATCGCCTACTTCGAGGTGCTCCACGAGCTCAAGCTGATCGTCGACCTGATGTGGGAGGGCGGCATCGCCAAGCAGCGCTGGTCGGTCTCCGACACGGCCGAGTACGGCGACTACGTGTCGGGCCCCCGCGTCATCGACCCCAGCGTCAAGCAGAACATGCAGGCGGTCCTCGGCGACATCCAGAGCGGTGCGTTCGCGAAGCGCTTCATCGCCGACCAGGACGCCGGAGCTCCCGAGTTCCAGGAGCTGCGCGCCAAGGGCGAGCAGCACCCGATCGAGGCGACCGGCCGCGAGCTGCGCAAGCTGTTCGCCTGGAAGCAGACCGACACCGACTACACCGACGGCAGCGTCGCGCGCTGA
- the ilvN gene encoding acetolactate synthase small subunit, translating into MTHHVLSLLVEDKPGLLTRVAGLFARRGFNIESLAVGPTELDGLSRITVAVDVEDLPLEQVTKQLNKLVNVIKIVELDPDQSVHREHLLVKVRVDNVTRSQVLEAVNLFRARVVDVATDALVIEVTGDSGKTNAFLRVIEPYGIKEIAQSGLLAIGRGSKSITERVFKN; encoded by the coding sequence ATGACGCACCACGTTCTCTCCCTGCTCGTCGAGGACAAGCCGGGACTGCTCACCCGTGTCGCCGGGCTCTTCGCCCGACGCGGCTTCAACATCGAGTCCCTCGCCGTGGGCCCGACCGAGCTCGACGGACTGTCGCGCATCACGGTCGCCGTCGACGTCGAGGATCTCCCGCTCGAGCAGGTCACGAAGCAGCTCAACAAGCTCGTCAACGTGATCAAGATCGTCGAGCTCGACCCCGACCAGTCGGTGCACCGCGAGCACCTGCTCGTGAAGGTGCGCGTCGACAACGTCACCCGCTCGCAGGTGCTCGAGGCCGTGAACCTCTTCCGCGCCCGCGTGGTCGACGTCGCGACCGACGCCCTCGTCATCGAGGTGACGGGCGACTCCGGGAAGACCAACGCCTTCCTGCGGGTCATCGAGCCCTACGGCATCAAGGAGATCGCGCAGTCGGGCCTGCTCGCCATCGGGCGCGGCTCGAAGTCGATCACCGAGCGCGTCTTCAAGAACTGA
- a CDS encoding acetolactate synthase large subunit, with translation MLGIEDVFGLPGGAILPVYDPLMDSSKIRHILVRHEQGAGHAAEGYASATGKLGVCIATSGPGATNLVTAIADAYMDSVPMLAITGQVFSTLMGTDAFQEADIVGITMPITKHSILVTRPEDIPQALASAALIATTGRPGPVLVDITKDAQQNEAPFLWPPKIDLPGYRPVTKAHGKQIQAAAQLLAESKKPVLYVGGGIIRARASAELLAFAETSGAPVVTTLMARGAFPDSHEQHLGMPGMHGTVPAVLALQEADLILALGSRFDDRVTGKAALFAPHAKVVHVDIDPAEISKIRTADVPIVGDLKDVLPDLTDAYAKVIDGGAPDTSEWWSYLKGLQEEFPLGYTEPTDGQLSPQYVIKRIGEITGPEGVFASGVGQHQMWAAQFIKYERPNSWLNSGGAGTMGYSVPAAMGAKVGEPDRVVWAIDGDGCFQMTNQELATCTINDIPIKVAVINNSSLGMVRQWQTLFYEGRYSNTDLNTGHDTVRVPDFVKLADAYGALGIRVTKPEEIDDAIRLAIATNDRPVVIDFVVSRDSMVWPMVPQGVSNSYVQYARDHSPTWDDEE, from the coding sequence ATGCTCGGGATCGAGGACGTCTTCGGCCTGCCCGGCGGCGCGATCCTCCCGGTCTACGACCCGCTGATGGACTCGTCGAAGATCCGCCACATCCTGGTCCGCCACGAGCAGGGCGCCGGCCACGCCGCCGAGGGCTACGCCTCGGCGACCGGCAAGCTCGGCGTCTGCATCGCGACATCCGGCCCCGGAGCGACGAACCTCGTCACGGCGATCGCGGACGCCTACATGGACTCGGTCCCGATGCTCGCGATCACCGGTCAGGTCTTCTCGACGCTGATGGGCACCGACGCCTTCCAGGAGGCGGACATCGTCGGCATCACCATGCCGATCACGAAGCACTCGATCTTGGTGACGCGACCGGAGGACATCCCGCAGGCGCTCGCCTCCGCCGCCCTCATCGCGACGACCGGGCGCCCCGGACCCGTGCTCGTCGACATCACGAAGGACGCGCAGCAGAACGAGGCGCCGTTCCTCTGGCCGCCGAAGATCGACCTGCCCGGCTACCGCCCGGTCACCAAGGCGCACGGCAAGCAGATCCAGGCCGCGGCGCAGCTGCTGGCCGAGTCGAAGAAGCCGGTGCTCTACGTGGGCGGCGGCATCATCCGCGCCCGCGCCTCCGCCGAGCTCCTCGCGTTCGCCGAGACGTCCGGCGCGCCGGTGGTCACCACGCTGATGGCCCGCGGCGCGTTCCCGGACTCGCACGAGCAGCACCTCGGCATGCCCGGCATGCACGGCACCGTCCCCGCGGTGCTGGCGCTGCAGGAGGCCGACCTGATCCTCGCGCTCGGCTCGCGCTTCGACGACCGCGTGACCGGCAAGGCGGCGCTCTTCGCCCCGCACGCGAAGGTCGTGCACGTCGACATCGACCCCGCAGAGATCTCCAAGATCCGCACCGCCGACGTGCCGATCGTGGGAGACCTCAAGGACGTGCTGCCCGACCTCACCGACGCCTACGCCAAGGTGATCGACGGCGGCGCTCCCGACACCTCCGAGTGGTGGTCCTACCTCAAGGGCCTCCAGGAGGAGTTCCCGCTCGGCTACACGGAGCCGACCGACGGCCAGCTCTCGCCGCAGTACGTGATCAAGCGCATCGGCGAGATCACCGGACCCGAGGGCGTCTTCGCCTCCGGAGTCGGCCAGCACCAGATGTGGGCCGCGCAGTTCATCAAGTACGAGCGCCCCAACTCGTGGCTGAACTCGGGCGGCGCCGGCACCATGGGCTATTCCGTCCCGGCCGCCATGGGCGCCAAGGTCGGCGAGCCCGACCGCGTCGTGTGGGCGATCGACGGCGACGGCTGCTTCCAGATGACCAATCAGGAGCTCGCCACCTGCACGATCAACGACATCCCGATCAAGGTCGCGGTGATCAACAACTCCTCGCTCGGCATGGTGCGGCAGTGGCAGACCCTCTTCTACGAGGGCCGCTACTCCAACACGGACCTCAACACGGGACACGACACCGTGCGGGTGCCCGACTTCGTGAAGCTGGCCGACGCGTACGGCGCGCTCGGCATCCGGGTCACGAAGCCCGAGGAGATCGACGACGCGATCCGCCTCGCGATCGCGACGAACGACCGCCCCGTGGTCATCGACTTCGTGGTCAGCCGCGACTCGATGGTGTGGCCGATGGTGCCCCAGGGCGTCTCGAACAGCTACGTCCAGTACGCCAGAGACCACAGCCCGACCTGGGACGACGAGGAGTAG
- the ilvD gene encoding dihydroxy-acid dehydratase has protein sequence MPEIDWKPRSRTVTDGIEATTSRGMLRAVGMGDDDWEKPQIGIASSWNEITPCNLSLERLARSAKEGVHSGGGYPLQFGTVSVSDGISMGHEGMHFSLVSREVIADSVETVMMAERLDGTVMLAGCDKSLPGMLMAAARLDLAAVFVYAGSIAPGWVKLSDGTEKDITIIDSFEAVGGVKAGIMSEEDAKRIECAFAPGEGSCGGMYTANTMASVAEALGMSLPGSASPAAADRRRDYFARKSGEAVVELLRNGTTARDILTKEAFENAIAVAMAFGGSTNVILHLLAIANEAEVDLTIDDFNRIGDTIPHIGDLKPFGKYVMNDVDRHGGVPAVMKALLDAGLLHGDCLTVTGKTVAENLAAMDIAPLDGEVIRTLDNPIHATGGLTILKGSLAPEGAVVKTAGFDASVFEGPARVFERERAAMDALTNGEIEKGDVVVIRYEGPKGGPGMREMLAITAAIKGAGLGKDVLLLTDGRFSGGTTGLCIGHIAPESVDAGPIAFVRDGDPIRVDIAARSIDLLVDDSELAARREGWAPLPPRYTRGVLAKYAKLVRSAAVGATTG, from the coding sequence ATGCCGGAAATCGATTGGAAGCCTCGTTCGCGCACCGTCACGGACGGCATCGAGGCCACGACGTCCCGCGGGATGCTCCGCGCCGTCGGAATGGGCGACGACGACTGGGAGAAGCCCCAGATCGGGATCGCCTCCTCCTGGAACGAGATCACCCCCTGCAACCTCTCCCTCGAGCGCCTCGCGCGCTCCGCGAAGGAGGGCGTGCACTCGGGCGGCGGGTACCCGCTGCAGTTCGGCACCGTCTCGGTGTCGGACGGCATCTCGATGGGCCACGAGGGCATGCACTTCTCGCTCGTCTCGCGCGAGGTCATCGCCGACTCCGTCGAGACCGTGATGATGGCCGAGCGCCTCGACGGCACCGTCATGCTCGCCGGCTGCGACAAGTCGCTGCCCGGCATGCTGATGGCCGCCGCGCGACTCGACCTCGCCGCCGTCTTCGTCTACGCCGGATCGATCGCCCCGGGCTGGGTCAAGCTCTCGGACGGCACCGAGAAGGACATCACGATCATCGACTCCTTCGAGGCGGTCGGCGGCGTGAAGGCCGGGATCATGTCCGAGGAGGACGCCAAGCGCATCGAGTGCGCCTTCGCCCCGGGCGAGGGCTCGTGCGGCGGCATGTACACCGCGAACACCATGGCCAGCGTCGCCGAGGCGCTCGGGATGAGCCTGCCCGGCTCGGCCTCGCCCGCCGCGGCCGACCGCCGCCGCGACTACTTCGCCCGCAAGTCCGGCGAGGCCGTCGTGGAGCTGCTGCGCAACGGCACCACCGCGCGCGACATCCTGACGAAGGAGGCGTTCGAGAACGCGATCGCCGTCGCGATGGCCTTCGGCGGCTCGACCAACGTCATCCTGCACCTGCTCGCGATCGCCAACGAGGCCGAGGTCGACCTCACGATCGACGACTTCAACCGCATCGGCGACACGATCCCGCACATCGGCGACCTCAAGCCCTTCGGCAAGTACGTCATGAACGACGTGGACCGCCACGGCGGCGTCCCCGCCGTCATGAAGGCGCTGCTCGACGCCGGCCTCCTGCACGGCGACTGCCTGACGGTCACCGGCAAGACGGTCGCCGAGAACCTCGCGGCGATGGACATCGCGCCGCTGGACGGCGAGGTCATCCGCACGCTCGACAACCCGATCCACGCGACCGGCGGCCTGACGATCCTCAAGGGCTCGCTCGCCCCCGAGGGCGCGGTCGTCAAGACGGCCGGCTTCGACGCGTCCGTGTTCGAGGGACCCGCGCGCGTCTTCGAGCGCGAGCGCGCCGCGATGGACGCCCTGACGAACGGCGAGATCGAGAAGGGCGACGTGGTGGTCATCCGCTACGAGGGCCCGAAGGGCGGCCCGGGGATGCGCGAGATGCTCGCCATCACCGCCGCCATCAAGGGCGCGGGCCTCGGAAAAGATGTACTACTCTTGACCGACGGACGATTCTCAGGCGGCACAACCGGCCTGTGCATCGGACACATAGCACCCGAATCGGTGGACGCAGGTCCCATCGCATTCGTGCGCGATGGGGACCCGATTCGGGTCGACATCGCCGCTCGCTCGATCGACCTACTTGTCGACGACTCCGAGCTCGCCGCCCGCCGAGAAGGCTGGGCCCCCCTTCCTCCGCGCTACACCCGCGGTGTCCTCGCCAAGTACGCCAAGCTCGTGCGCTCGGCGGCCGTGGGCGCCACCACCGGGTGA
- the otsB gene encoding trehalose-phosphatase, producing the protein MSTVTPSPVDPHLPGVPDRLVLALRELAATGRLLVALDFDGTLAPEVDDPARARALPEAREAVLRLLGLPGTRVALVSGRALESLEEVSQLPDEALLVGSHGVEIRLDPDEDAVRLNPVELAKVDRLEGVLKGIARGIDNVWIEDKPAGFALHTRLATDKHSRVAHVVALSEARAEVAGVHVREGKNVLEFSVRSTTKGEAVEHLRRYTGATAVLYAGDDVTDEDAFAVMRAGDVGVKSGPGTTSAAYRVRGPEQVAHVLSLLAEFRGASA; encoded by the coding sequence ATGAGCACCGTCACCCCCTCGCCCGTCGACCCGCACCTCCCCGGCGTCCCCGACCGCCTCGTCCTCGCTCTGCGCGAGCTGGCGGCGACCGGTCGGCTGCTCGTCGCCCTCGACTTCGACGGCACCCTCGCCCCGGAGGTCGACGACCCCGCGCGCGCCCGCGCCCTGCCCGAGGCGCGCGAGGCCGTGCTGCGCCTCCTCGGCCTGCCCGGCACCCGCGTCGCGCTCGTCTCGGGTCGAGCGCTCGAGAGCCTGGAGGAGGTGTCGCAGCTCCCCGACGAGGCCCTGCTCGTCGGCTCCCACGGAGTGGAGATCCGGCTCGACCCCGACGAGGACGCCGTGCGTCTGAACCCCGTCGAGCTCGCCAAGGTCGACCGGCTCGAGGGCGTGCTCAAGGGCATCGCCCGCGGGATCGACAACGTGTGGATCGAGGACAAGCCGGCCGGCTTCGCCCTGCACACCCGTCTCGCCACCGACAAGCACAGCAGGGTCGCGCACGTCGTCGCCCTCTCGGAGGCGCGCGCCGAGGTCGCGGGCGTCCACGTGCGCGAGGGCAAGAACGTGCTCGAGTTCTCGGTGCGCTCCACGACCAAGGGCGAGGCCGTCGAGCACCTGCGCCGCTACACCGGCGCCACCGCGGTGCTCTACGCGGGCGACGACGTGACCGACGAGGACGCCTTCGCCGTGATGCGCGCGGGTGACGTGGGCGTGAAGAGCGGGCCGGGCACCACCTCCGCGGCGTACCGCGTGCGGGGCCCGGAGCAGGTCGCGCACGTGCTCTCCCTGCTGGCGGAGTTCCGCGGCGCCTCGGCCTGA
- a CDS encoding alpha,alpha-trehalose-phosphate synthase (UDP-forming): MSNRLPVDRVTAEDGTASWKTSPGGLVTALEPVMRANEGAWVGWPGVADEVVAPFENDGVLIVPVALSAQELEDYYEGFSNDTLWPLYHDVIAPPTYHRDWWDAYVRVNRRFAEAAAAVTEENGVVWVQDYQLQLVPKMLRELRPDVTIGFFNHIPFPPYGIFAQLPWRKQIVEGLLGADVIGFQRQGDAGSFLRAVRRLLGYDTRSTVVEVPVEDEAAGGTRRVNRSRRGASVRPVVARHFPISIDSAFFEEMARTPEIQARAKEIRDELGNPEVIMLGVDRLDYTKGIGHRLKAFGELLADGRLSTADAVLVQVASPSRERVDTYRQLRDDIELQVGRINGDYGRIGHPAISYLHHGYPREEMVALYLAADVMLVTALRDGMNLVAKEYVASRFDNDGVLVLSEFTGAADELKQAVQINPHDISGLKDAMEAAARMPRAEKTRRMRALRRRVLENDVARWSESFLAALTEHAAGQQLDVRPAARGQEAPVGQEAEHREDSERGKEAEAR; encoded by the coding sequence GTGTCCAACCGGCTCCCCGTCGACCGTGTGACGGCCGAGGACGGCACCGCCTCGTGGAAGACGTCCCCCGGCGGCCTGGTGACCGCGCTCGAGCCCGTCATGCGGGCGAACGAGGGCGCCTGGGTGGGCTGGCCGGGAGTCGCCGACGAGGTCGTCGCCCCGTTCGAGAACGACGGCGTGCTCATCGTGCCCGTCGCACTCAGCGCGCAGGAGCTCGAGGACTACTACGAGGGCTTCTCGAACGACACGCTCTGGCCGCTCTACCACGACGTCATCGCGCCCCCCACCTACCACCGCGACTGGTGGGACGCCTACGTGCGGGTCAATCGGCGCTTCGCCGAGGCCGCCGCCGCGGTGACGGAGGAGAACGGCGTGGTCTGGGTGCAGGACTACCAGCTGCAGCTCGTGCCCAAGATGCTCCGCGAGCTCCGACCCGACGTCACGATCGGCTTCTTCAACCACATCCCGTTCCCGCCGTACGGGATCTTCGCCCAGCTGCCGTGGCGCAAGCAGATCGTCGAGGGCCTGCTGGGCGCCGACGTCATCGGCTTCCAGCGCCAGGGCGACGCCGGCAGCTTCCTCCGGGCGGTGCGGCGACTGCTCGGCTACGACACCCGCAGCACCGTCGTCGAGGTCCCGGTCGAGGACGAGGCCGCCGGCGGCACTCGGCGCGTCAACCGCTCCCGCCGGGGGGCGAGCGTGCGGCCCGTGGTGGCACGGCACTTCCCGATCTCGATCGATTCGGCCTTCTTCGAGGAGATGGCCCGCACGCCCGAGATCCAGGCGCGCGCGAAGGAGATCCGCGACGAGCTCGGGAACCCCGAGGTGATCATGCTCGGCGTCGACCGGCTCGACTACACCAAGGGCATCGGGCACCGCCTGAAGGCGTTCGGCGAGCTCCTCGCCGACGGCCGCCTCAGCACCGCCGACGCCGTGCTCGTGCAGGTCGCGAGCCCCAGTCGCGAGCGCGTCGACACCTACCGCCAGCTGCGCGACGACATCGAGCTGCAGGTCGGCCGGATCAACGGCGACTACGGCAGGATCGGGCACCCGGCGATCAGCTACCTCCACCACGGCTACCCCCGCGAGGAGATGGTGGCCCTCTACCTCGCCGCCGACGTGATGCTCGTCACGGCGCTGCGCGACGGGATGAACCTCGTCGCCAAGGAGTACGTCGCCTCGCGCTTCGACAACGACGGCGTGCTGGTGCTGAGCGAGTTCACCGGAGCGGCCGACGAGCTGAAGCAGGCGGTGCAGATCAACCCGCACGACATCTCGGGGCTGAAGGACGCGATGGAGGCCGCCGCGCGCATGCCGCGGGCCGAGAAGACGCGGCGGATGCGGGCCCTGCGCCGCCGGGTCCTCGAGAACGACGTCGCGCGCTGGTCCGAGAGCTTCCTCGCGGCCCTCACCGAGCACGCCGCGGGCCAGCAGCTCGACGTGCGCCCGGCGGCGCGCGGCCAGGAGGCCCCCGTCGGCCAGGAGGCCGAGCACCGCGAGGACTCCGAGCGCGGCAAGGAGGCGGAGGCGCGATGA
- a CDS encoding SLC13 family permease: MRTAVIGVVLLLLGAVAVLTGVLPPEALGELVERTGPILAFVVAVTVVAELASEAGVFTVVAERAAVWGRGRTAVLWLLVVLLAVLSTVFLSLDTTAVLLTPVVVLLAAHVKVSPLPFAMATVWLANCASLLLPVSNLTNLLAERRLGVDGPLEFAALTALPALVAAAVPVLVLAIRYRRELAGRYSAGERTPIGDRVLLVGSGAVVALLLPALVSGLEVWIPATAAAVVLVVLFAVRRPRALRASLLPWQLVVFAAGLFVAMEAAHQLGLGAALAVVAGQGGGVADLLRLAGSGAVAANLVDNLPAYLALEPVAADPVRLVALLIGVNAGPLITPWASLATLLWHQRLTAMGVRISWAQYALLGLVAVVPTVGGAVLALALTQG; the protein is encoded by the coding sequence ATGCGCACCGCAGTCATCGGGGTGGTCCTGCTCCTGCTCGGAGCGGTGGCGGTGCTCACGGGCGTCCTCCCTCCCGAGGCGCTGGGCGAGCTCGTCGAGCGGACGGGACCGATCCTCGCCTTCGTGGTGGCGGTCACGGTCGTGGCCGAGCTGGCCTCGGAGGCGGGCGTCTTCACCGTGGTCGCCGAGCGCGCCGCCGTCTGGGGTCGAGGCCGCACGGCCGTGCTCTGGCTGCTCGTCGTGCTCCTCGCGGTGCTGAGCACGGTCTTCCTGTCGCTCGACACGACCGCGGTGCTGCTGACGCCCGTCGTGGTGCTGCTCGCGGCGCACGTGAAGGTGTCGCCCCTGCCGTTCGCGATGGCGACGGTCTGGCTGGCGAACTGCGCGTCGCTCCTGCTGCCCGTGTCGAACCTCACGAACCTGCTCGCGGAGCGTCGGCTCGGCGTCGACGGGCCGCTCGAGTTCGCCGCGCTGACCGCTCTGCCCGCCCTGGTGGCCGCCGCGGTCCCGGTGCTGGTGCTCGCGATCCGGTACCGCCGCGAGCTGGCGGGCCGCTACAGCGCGGGGGAGCGGACGCCGATCGGGGACCGCGTGCTGCTCGTCGGCTCCGGCGCGGTGGTGGCCCTCCTGCTGCCCGCGCTGGTGTCCGGGCTGGAGGTGTGGATCCCCGCCACGGCCGCGGCGGTGGTGCTGGTCGTCCTGTTCGCGGTGCGCCGGCCCCGCGCGCTCCGCGCCTCGCTCCTCCCGTGGCAGCTCGTCGTCTTCGCGGCCGGCCTCTTCGTCGCGATGGAGGCGGCGCACCAGCTCGGGCTGGGGGCGGCGCTCGCCGTGGTCGCGGGGCAGGGCGGCGGAGTCGCGGACCTGCTGCGTCTCGCCGGCTCCGGAGCCGTGGCCGCGAACCTCGTCGACAACCTGCCGGCGTACCTCGCTCTCGAGCCCGTGGCCGCGGATCCGGTGCGACTGGTCGCCCTGCTGATCGGCGTCAACGCCGGTCCGCTGATCACGCCGTGGGCGTCGCTCGCGACGCTGCTCTGGCACCAGCGGCTGACGGCGATGGGCGTCCGGATCTCGTGGGCGCAGTACGCGCTGCTCGGTCTCGTCGCGGTCGTGCCGACCGTCGGCGGCGCCGTGCTCGCTCTTGCGCTGACGCAGGGCTGA
- a CDS encoding glucose-6-phosphate dehydrogenase, whose translation MTHSVSTLLILGATGDLSSRLLLPAIGQLLTREPDRRLQLVGAGREDWTQEHWHEVLSTSLATVETSGTGADEMVAGTRYQQIDVTDPEALAALLASCEGPVAIYFALPPAIAAKACDALAAHDLPAGTVLALEKPFGVDEESARALNERLAALVPEERVHRVDHFLGRATVMNLLGLRFANRILEPLWSAEHIESVAIVYDEQLGLEGRAGYYDGAGALIDMIQSHLLQVLAVVAMEAPSTLDAADLRDAKGIVLRATRIREEEGSRRARYTAGSVDGRELPAYASEEGVDPERGTETLAELTVEIDTWRWAGVPFTLRSGKALGERRREVVIRFKPVPHLPSGFHGTESPSVLRLFLAPDKMALELNINGPGDPYTLERASLEATFGAGELLAYGEVLSGILDDDPSLSVRGDAAEECWRIVQPALDAWRSGAVPLDEYPAGSEGPEGWKQV comes from the coding sequence ATGACGCACTCGGTCTCGACACTGCTCATCCTCGGAGCGACGGGGGACCTCTCCTCCCGGCTCCTGCTCCCCGCGATCGGCCAGCTGCTGACGCGCGAACCCGACCGGAGGCTGCAGCTCGTCGGCGCCGGCCGCGAGGACTGGACGCAGGAGCACTGGCACGAGGTCCTCTCCACCTCGCTCGCGACGGTCGAGACGAGCGGCACCGGAGCCGACGAGATGGTGGCGGGCACCCGGTACCAGCAGATCGACGTCACCGATCCGGAGGCGCTCGCCGCGCTGCTCGCGAGCTGCGAGGGCCCCGTCGCGATCTACTTCGCCCTGCCGCCCGCGATCGCGGCGAAGGCGTGCGACGCGCTCGCCGCGCACGACCTGCCCGCGGGAACCGTGCTCGCGCTCGAGAAGCCCTTCGGCGTCGACGAGGAGAGCGCCCGTGCCCTCAACGAGCGCCTCGCCGCGCTCGTGCCCGAGGAGCGGGTCCACCGGGTCGACCACTTCCTCGGCCGCGCCACCGTGATGAACCTGCTGGGCCTGCGCTTCGCCAACCGGATCCTCGAGCCGCTGTGGTCGGCCGAGCACATCGAGAGCGTCGCCATCGTCTACGACGAGCAGCTCGGGCTGGAGGGGCGCGCCGGCTACTACGACGGCGCCGGCGCCCTGATCGACATGATCCAGAGCCACCTGCTGCAGGTGCTGGCGGTCGTCGCCATGGAGGCGCCGTCGACGCTCGACGCCGCCGACCTGCGCGACGCCAAGGGGATCGTGCTGCGCGCCACGCGGATCCGCGAGGAGGAGGGCTCTCGCCGGGCGCGGTACACCGCCGGGTCCGTCGACGGACGCGAGCTGCCCGCGTACGCCTCGGAGGAGGGCGTGGACCCCGAGCGCGGCACCGAGACGCTCGCCGAGCTCACGGTCGAGATCGACACCTGGCGCTGGGCCGGCGTGCCCTTCACGCTGCGCTCCGGCAAGGCGCTGGGCGAGCGCCGCCGCGAGGTGGTCATCCGCTTCAAGCCCGTGCCGCACCTCCCCAGCGGCTTCCACGGCACGGAGTCGCCCTCGGTGCTGCGGCTGTTCCTCGCTCCGGACAAGATGGCGCTCGAGCTCAACATCAACGGTCCCGGCGACCCCTACACGCTCGAGCGCGCGTCGCTCGAGGCGACCTTCGGAGCCGGCGAGCTGCTGGCCTACGGCGAGGTGCTGTCGGGCATCCTCGACGACGACCCGTCGCTCTCGGTGCGCGGGGACGCGGCGGAGGAGTGCTGGCGGATCGTGCAGCCGGCACTCGACGCCTGGCGCTCGGGCGCCGTGCCGCTGGACGAGTACCCCGCGGGCAGCGAGGGCCCGGAGGGCTGGAAGCAGGTCTGA